In Methanobacterium sp. Maddingley MBC34, one genomic interval encodes:
- a CDS encoding ATP-dependent protease La (PFAM: ATP-dependent protease La (LON) domain; ATPase family associated with various cellular activities (AAA); Lon protease (S16) C-terminal proteolytic domain~TIGRFAM: ATP-dependent protease La): MTEINQNEELPVLVLPDMVLLHETNMNLKISRKMGREIHDRVKGHDYFGIAVASRTGLPARFYSESDIYKIGTLVKIENAAEMRDFYHLKVEIIERAEIDELIKDGLNHRAKYHLIPDIEDLDPENQAEILKHVRYLVSEISENFKESKAYSEQINKIDDVGKVIASIFPYMRLSLEEKQAFLETRSLKDKSLKFLDILLEQKESIKFQMEMAAKLNEEMNKKHRENLLKEQLRVIQDELSESEGTHKKDYRELIEEANMPEEVKEVALEEVHKLERQGPNSTEENVIRNYLDLLTSLPWGESQTKDIDIESAREILNQEHYGLDKVKDRIIQHLTVMKLKKNKQGSILLLVGPPGTGKTSLGKSIAEALQREYVRISLGGVKDESEIRGHRRTYVGAFPGRIIQGMKRAGTRNPVFIMDEVDKLMASYNGDPASALLEVLDPEQNNTFSDHYLEVPYDLSEVFFIATANSLKGIPGPLRDRMEIIEIGSYTSHEKFHIARNHLVDEVLEDNGLDETQIQFEDEAIKTIIEKYTREAGVRGLKRQLATVARVASEKIVLGKVDLPYVVKEAMLYDLLGHELIQISLAGKKNPPGVVTGLAWTPVGGDILFIEGAFMPGTGKLLLTGQLGDVMKESAKISQSLIRSRLAFNLKKVEFEKQDLHIHVPSGAIPKDGPSAGVALLTTIASLVTGHEVDPKLAMTGEISLRGAVLPVGGIKEKVLAAHRAGIKRVILPEENLKDLDDVPDDVKEEMEFVPVKTVEDVIKETIDIELPKPLLMDMSTDTLTGGAGT, encoded by the coding sequence ATGACCGAAATAAACCAGAATGAAGAATTACCGGTGTTAGTTTTACCAGATATGGTTTTATTACATGAAACTAACATGAACCTTAAAATAAGTAGAAAAATGGGGAGGGAAATACACGACCGGGTTAAAGGCCATGATTACTTCGGTATAGCTGTAGCATCCAGAACAGGATTACCTGCTCGGTTCTACTCAGAATCTGACATTTACAAAATAGGAACATTAGTAAAAATTGAAAACGCTGCTGAAATGAGGGACTTCTACCACTTAAAAGTGGAGATCATAGAAAGGGCAGAAATTGACGAACTCATCAAGGATGGTCTAAATCACCGGGCTAAATACCATTTAATACCCGATATCGAAGACCTGGACCCTGAAAACCAGGCAGAAATCTTGAAACACGTACGCTACCTGGTATCTGAGATCAGTGAAAACTTCAAAGAGTCCAAGGCCTACTCAGAGCAGATCAATAAAATTGATGATGTGGGTAAGGTAATTGCCAGCATATTCCCCTACATGAGACTATCCCTGGAAGAAAAACAGGCCTTCCTGGAGACACGCTCACTAAAAGATAAAAGCTTAAAATTCCTGGACATCCTCCTGGAGCAGAAAGAGTCCATCAAGTTCCAGATGGAAATGGCTGCCAAACTCAACGAGGAAATGAACAAAAAACACCGTGAAAACCTCTTAAAAGAACAGCTCCGGGTGATACAGGATGAACTCTCAGAATCTGAAGGAACCCATAAAAAGGATTATCGGGAGTTAATCGAAGAAGCAAACATGCCCGAAGAGGTGAAAGAGGTTGCACTGGAAGAAGTGCACAAACTGGAACGCCAGGGACCCAACAGCACTGAAGAAAACGTCATCCGAAACTACCTGGACCTTTTAACCAGCCTCCCCTGGGGTGAAAGCCAGACCAAAGATATTGACATCGAATCAGCACGGGAAATCTTAAACCAGGAACACTACGGTTTGGACAAAGTCAAAGACAGGATCATCCAGCACCTGACAGTGATGAAACTCAAAAAGAACAAACAGGGATCCATCCTCCTCCTGGTAGGCCCACCCGGAACCGGTAAAACCAGCCTGGGTAAAAGTATCGCCGAAGCACTCCAGCGTGAATACGTCCGTATCAGTCTGGGTGGTGTGAAGGATGAATCTGAAATCAGGGGTCACAGAAGAACCTACGTAGGCGCATTCCCCGGTCGAATAATCCAGGGAATGAAACGAGCCGGTACCCGAAACCCGGTGTTCATCATGGATGAAGTAGATAAACTAATGGCATCATACAATGGAGACCCAGCCAGTGCACTCTTAGAGGTTCTGGACCCAGAACAGAACAACACCTTCTCTGACCACTACCTGGAAGTACCCTACGATCTATCCGAGGTGTTCTTCATAGCCACTGCCAACTCCCTCAAGGGAATACCAGGCCCACTACGGGACCGTATGGAAATCATTGAAATTGGTAGTTACACCAGCCATGAAAAATTCCACATAGCCCGAAACCACCTGGTTGATGAGGTATTAGAAGATAACGGACTGGATGAAACTCAGATCCAGTTTGAAGATGAGGCCATAAAAACCATCATTGAAAAGTACACCAGGGAAGCAGGAGTACGTGGACTTAAACGTCAACTGGCAACTGTGGCCCGGGTGGCCTCAGAGAAAATCGTACTGGGCAAGGTGGACCTACCTTATGTGGTTAAAGAGGCCATGCTCTACGATCTCCTGGGACACGAACTCATCCAGATTTCCCTGGCCGGTAAAAAGAACCCACCAGGAGTGGTAACTGGACTGGCCTGGACACCAGTAGGAGGAGACATACTGTTCATTGAAGGAGCATTCATGCCTGGAACCGGCAAACTACTCCTCACTGGACAGTTAGGGGATGTGATGAAAGAATCCGCCAAGATATCCCAGAGCCTCATCCGCTCCAGACTGGCCTTCAACCTGAAGAAGGTAGAGTTCGAAAAACAGGACCTGCACATCCACGTACCATCTGGGGCCATTCCCAAGGACGGACCATCAGCAGGAGTAGCCTTACTCACTACCATTGCCTCTTTGGTAACTGGCCATGAAGTGGACCCCAAACTGGCCATGACTGGTGAAATCTCCCTCCGAGGAGCAGTCCTACCAGTAGGTGGTATTAAAGAAAAGGTCTTAGCCGCCCACCGTGCAGGAATAAAACGAGTCATCCTGCCTGAAGAAAACCTTAAAGACCTGGACGATGTTCCAGATGATGTTAAGGAAGAAATGGAATTTGTACCGGTTAAAACCGTGGAAGATGTTATAAAAGAGACCATTGATATTGAGTTACCCAAACCTCTGTTAATGGACATGTCCACCGACACTTTAACTGGAGGTGCAGGCACTTAA
- a CDS encoding methyltransferase, putative, TIGR00027 family (PFAM: Leucine carboxyl methyltransferase~TIGRFAM: methyltransferase, putative, TIGR00027 family), translating to MVESEYKQDETKIYADRKGPAKMAEGIAMLRAYESSKPEDERICYDPYAIHFINPKILEYVAKHRDEANTTVENNSGSIVARVRYFDDFVKKMIENGLEQLVIFGAGYDTRAYRIEELKEKVKVFEVDHPGTQSFKMEKIKEIFGSIPEHVIFVPVDFEKETFGEKLFSKGYNPSLKTLFIMEGLIMYITPKSVSETLSFITENSGKGSAVIFDYFPESVVDGTNKLKIAQDIRNFAIQQGEPLQFGIKDGEFEEFLSTFGFSNIQNVTSVDYKKLYFHGKNENRNVCELVYFAHATIE from the coding sequence ATGGTAGAAAGTGAGTATAAGCAAGATGAAACCAAAATTTATGCAGATAGGAAAGGGCCAGCTAAAATGGCTGAAGGGATTGCAATGCTTAGGGCTTATGAATCATCTAAACCTGAAGATGAACGCATCTGTTATGATCCATATGCTATCCATTTTATAAATCCTAAAATATTAGAATACGTTGCTAAACATAGGGATGAGGCAAATACAACGGTTGAAAATAACTCTGGTTCAATTGTAGCCAGAGTTAGGTATTTTGATGATTTTGTTAAAAAAATGATTGAAAACGGGCTTGAACAGTTGGTTATATTTGGGGCAGGATATGATACTCGAGCTTATAGAATCGAAGAACTGAAAGAAAAAGTTAAAGTATTTGAAGTGGATCATCCAGGTACTCAGAGTTTTAAAATGGAGAAAATCAAGGAAATCTTTGGTTCTATCCCGGAGCATGTTATATTTGTGCCTGTTGATTTTGAAAAGGAAACATTCGGTGAAAAACTATTTTCTAAAGGATATAATCCATCATTGAAGACTCTTTTCATTATGGAAGGACTAATTATGTATATTACCCCTAAGTCAGTATCTGAAACACTTTCTTTTATCACAGAGAATTCTGGCAAAGGTAGTGCAGTGATTTTTGATTATTTCCCTGAATCGGTAGTTGATGGAACCAATAAACTGAAGATTGCACAAGATATCAGAAACTTTGCAATACAACAAGGAGAACCACTCCAATTCGGAATCAAAGATGGTGAGTTTGAAGAATTCCTAAGTACTTTTGGATTCTCAAATATACAAAATGTAACTAGTGTTGATTATAAAAAACTGTATTTCCATGGTAAAAACGAAAACAGGAATGTTTGTGAACTTGTATACTTCGCACATGCAACAATCGAATAA
- a CDS encoding putative transcriptional regulator (PFAM: Bacterial regulatory protein, arsR family) yields the protein MLRINSKSTLESTEELEEVLKALANVNRLLLIYSLASGEVEKISVTQVSKNMGITQPAASQHLKVLKNADILIAHKEGNFIYYRFNRRSMEKHQKQIDFLFTCAFAKCSQLERSSCQCSPKKEE from the coding sequence ATGCTTAGGATAAATTCCAAGTCAACATTGGAGTCTACCGAAGAACTGGAGGAAGTGCTTAAAGCCCTGGCCAATGTCAATCGGTTGCTACTTATCTACTCTCTGGCCTCTGGAGAAGTGGAAAAAATCAGTGTAACCCAGGTATCAAAGAACATGGGCATAACGCAACCTGCAGCATCGCAGCATCTGAAAGTCCTGAAAAATGCCGACATACTCATAGCACACAAAGAGGGGAACTTTATTTACTACCGATTCAATAGGCGCTCCATGGAAAAACACCAGAAGCAAATTGATTTTTTATTTACATGTGCATTTGCCAAATGCAGTCAGCTGGAAAGATCCAGTTGCCAGTGCTCGCCAAAAAAAGAAGAATAA